In the genome of Aureimonas sp. OT7, one region contains:
- a CDS encoding siderophore ABC transporter substrate-binding protein, with translation MEGASTVQPQSRRLSTPLLAGLLAACAMSFAAGAKAQETVSVEDARGTQEVPLKPQTVVVFDMASLDTLGALGVEVAGVPQVALPDYLQPFAEVEKVGSLFEPDLEAVNALQPDLIIVGGRSGPKAEALSAIAPTLDMTVDQQHFVASAEKNVKTLATVFGKEAQADTALEKLDASIEGLRAKADKAGSALIVLTTGNKMSAYGKGSRFGVLHDTFGFQPADPNLAVANHGEAISFEYIAETNPDWLFVIDRDAAIGRGAAAAMLDNELVGGTKAWKDGQVVYLTPANWYLIGGGLQAMQQNVDQITQALDKSGQ, from the coding sequence ATTGAAGGAGCCTCCACCGTGCAGCCGCAATCCCGTCGCCTGTCCACCCCTCTGCTCGCCGGCCTTCTGGCCGCCTGCGCGATGAGCTTCGCCGCCGGCGCCAAGGCGCAGGAGACGGTTTCGGTGGAAGATGCCCGCGGCACCCAGGAGGTCCCGCTGAAGCCGCAGACGGTGGTGGTGTTCGATATGGCAAGCCTGGATACGCTGGGTGCGCTCGGCGTCGAGGTTGCGGGCGTGCCGCAGGTTGCCCTGCCGGATTACCTGCAGCCCTTCGCCGAGGTCGAGAAGGTCGGATCGCTGTTCGAGCCGGACTTGGAGGCGGTCAACGCCTTGCAGCCGGACCTCATCATCGTCGGCGGCCGCTCGGGCCCGAAGGCGGAGGCGCTGTCGGCCATCGCCCCGACGCTGGACATGACGGTCGACCAGCAGCACTTCGTCGCCAGCGCCGAGAAGAACGTGAAGACGCTCGCGACGGTATTCGGCAAAGAGGCGCAGGCAGACACGGCGCTCGAAAAGCTGGATGCCTCCATCGAGGGGCTCCGCGCCAAGGCGGACAAGGCCGGCAGCGCGCTGATCGTGCTGACGACGGGCAACAAGATGAGCGCTTATGGCAAGGGCTCGCGCTTCGGTGTGCTGCACGACACCTTCGGCTTCCAGCCCGCCGATCCCAACCTTGCCGTGGCCAACCATGGCGAGGCGATCTCGTTCGAGTATATCGCCGAGACGAACCCGGACTGGCTCTTCGTCATCGACCGCGACGCCGCCATCGGGCGGGGCGCAGCCGCCGCCATGCTTGACAACGAACTCGTCGGCGGAACGAAAGCCTGGAAGGATGGTCAGGTCGTCTATCTGACGCCGGCCAACTGGTACCTCATCGGTGGCGGCCTGCAGGCGATGCAGCAGAATGTCGACCAGATCACGCAGGCGCTGGACAAGTCCGGGCAATAA
- a CDS encoding iron chelate uptake ABC transporter family permease subunit gives MQRYLLPCMMLAVALLAAASLFIGVSEVSALDVLTGRADAAALEILAVSRLPRTLSLLLAGAAMAVAGLLMQMLARNRFVEPSTAGTVESASLGLLVVLIFAPALPVMGKMLVASLFALAGTALFMAILSRIPHRSTLVVPLVGIMLGGVINAGTTFFAYRYDLMQSLGAWTMGDFSGVLRGRYELLWLALALTVAAYVAADRFTVAGLGRSFTTNLGLHYGRVLALGLTIVSLVTAVVVVTVGSIPFLGLIVPNLVSMAVGDNVRRGLPWVALTGALFVLVCDIVGRTIRAPYEVPLGTIVGVLGSGLFLFLLLKDRKRLG, from the coding sequence ATGCAGCGATATCTTCTCCCCTGCATGATGCTGGCGGTGGCCCTTCTGGCCGCCGCCAGCCTGTTCATCGGCGTCAGCGAGGTATCGGCCCTCGATGTCCTGACCGGCCGGGCAGACGCGGCTGCCCTGGAGATCCTGGCCGTCAGCCGCCTGCCGCGCACCCTGTCGCTGCTGCTGGCGGGTGCGGCGATGGCGGTGGCCGGCTTGTTGATGCAGATGCTGGCACGCAACCGCTTCGTCGAGCCGTCGACGGCCGGCACGGTCGAGTCGGCCAGCCTCGGCCTGCTCGTGGTCCTGATCTTTGCGCCGGCCTTGCCCGTCATGGGCAAAATGCTGGTGGCCAGCCTGTTCGCCCTGGCCGGCACGGCGCTGTTCATGGCGATCCTCAGTCGCATTCCGCATCGCTCGACCCTCGTGGTGCCGCTGGTTGGCATCATGCTGGGCGGGGTCATCAATGCCGGAACGACCTTCTTCGCCTACCGCTACGATCTCATGCAGTCGCTCGGCGCGTGGACGATGGGTGATTTCTCGGGCGTGCTGCGCGGGCGTTACGAATTGCTCTGGCTGGCCCTGGCCCTGACCGTGGCGGCCTATGTCGCCGCCGACCGATTCACGGTGGCGGGCCTTGGCCGCAGTTTCACGACCAATCTTGGCCTGCATTACGGCCGCGTGCTGGCGCTCGGCCTCACCATCGTCTCGCTGGTAACGGCCGTCGTCGTCGTCACGGTGGGCTCCATCCCGTTTCTGGGACTGATCGTGCCCAACCTGGTCTCCATGGCCGTCGGCGACAATGTCCGCCGTGGCCTGCCCTGGGTGGCCCTGACGGGGGCGCTCTTCGTGCTCGTCTGCGACATCGTCGGCCGGACGATTCGAGCACCTTACGAGGTACCTCTCGGCACCATCGTCGGTGTCCTCGGGTCGGGCCTGTTCCTGTTTCTGCTGCTGAAGGACAGGAAGCGCCTTGGCTGA
- a CDS encoding ABC transporter ATP-binding protein, with translation MIETGQLTKAYGDVLVVDGVSLRIPAGGVTAIIGPNGAGKSTFLSMVARLTPMSSGVVTVGGLDVSGTPGDVLAKRLSILRQDNQIAMRLTVRDLVSFGRYPHSKGRLTAADAAKVDEAIGFLNLGDLSERFLDELSGGQRQRAFVAMVLAQDTDYVLLDEPLNNLDMKHAVAMMQLLRNAADKLGKTVVVVLHDINFASCYADHIVAMRDGRLAMQGPPSQLITTEALAKIYDMEIPVEIIGGRRICVYFG, from the coding sequence ATGATCGAAACGGGACAACTCACCAAGGCCTACGGCGACGTGCTCGTGGTCGACGGGGTGTCGCTGCGGATACCGGCCGGCGGCGTGACGGCCATTATCGGTCCCAATGGCGCAGGTAAATCCACCTTCCTGTCGATGGTCGCGCGGCTGACGCCGATGAGCTCGGGAGTCGTGACGGTGGGCGGGCTGGACGTATCCGGTACGCCGGGCGACGTCCTGGCGAAGCGGCTGTCGATCCTCCGGCAGGACAACCAGATCGCCATGCGCCTGACGGTGCGCGATCTCGTCTCGTTCGGGCGATATCCGCATTCGAAGGGGCGGCTGACGGCCGCCGACGCCGCCAAGGTGGACGAGGCGATCGGCTTCTTGAACCTTGGGGATCTTTCCGAACGGTTCCTCGACGAATTGTCCGGCGGCCAGCGGCAGCGGGCATTCGTAGCCATGGTGCTGGCGCAGGACACCGACTACGTGCTTCTGGACGAGCCGCTCAACAATCTCGACATGAAGCATGCCGTGGCGATGATGCAATTGCTGCGCAACGCCGCCGACAAGCTCGGCAAGACGGTCGTCGTGGTGCTGCACGACATCAACTTCGCCTCCTGCTATGCCGACCACATCGTCGCCATGCGCGATGGCCGACTGGCGATGCAGGGGCCTCCCTCGCAGCTGATCACGACGGAAGCCCTCGCCAAAATCTACGACATGGAGATCCCGGTCGAGATCATCGGCGGCCGGCGCATCTGCGTCTATTTCGGTTAG
- a CDS encoding SDR family NAD(P)-dependent oxidoreductase has protein sequence MNRIDLQGRVAIVTGGARGLGAATARRFIDSGARVAIWDIDAAAIEEAVAMLGDGAEGRVVELTDDEAVRDAAEALEREAGSVDILVNNAGITGGNGKTWELAPDVWRKVIEVNLVAPYLTSRAVVPGMVRRGYGRIVNIASIAGKEGNPNASHYSASKAGLIGLTKSLAKELAGSGVIVNAVTPAAARTPIFDQMSQEHIDYMLSKIPLARFLEPSEAAAMIAWLASEECSFSTGAVFDLSGGRAVY, from the coding sequence ATGAACAGGATCGACCTTCAAGGGCGGGTGGCCATCGTCACGGGTGGGGCGCGCGGCCTCGGCGCGGCGACGGCGCGCCGCTTCATCGACAGCGGGGCAAGGGTGGCCATCTGGGACATCGATGCCGCCGCCATCGAAGAGGCCGTCGCCATGCTGGGCGACGGTGCCGAGGGCCGGGTCGTGGAACTGACGGACGACGAGGCCGTCAGGGATGCTGCCGAGGCGCTGGAGCGCGAGGCCGGCAGCGTGGATATCCTGGTCAACAATGCCGGCATCACCGGGGGCAACGGCAAGACCTGGGAGCTGGCCCCCGATGTCTGGCGCAAGGTGATCGAGGTCAACCTCGTGGCGCCATACCTCACCAGCCGTGCCGTGGTGCCCGGCATGGTCCGGCGCGGCTATGGCCGCATCGTCAACATTGCCTCCATCGCCGGCAAGGAGGGCAACCCCAACGCCTCGCACTACTCGGCCTCCAAGGCCGGGCTGATCGGCCTGACGAAATCGCTGGCCAAGGAACTCGCCGGCAGTGGCGTCATCGTCAACGCGGTCACGCCGGCGGCGGCACGCACACCGATCTTCGACCAGATGAGCCAGGAGCATATCGACTACATGCTCTCCAAGATTCCCCTCGCCCGGTTCCTGGAGCCATCGGAAGCGGCCGCGATGATCGCCTGGCTTGCCTCGGAGGAGTGCTCGTTCTCGACCGGGGCGGTCTTCGACCTTTCGGGCGGGCGCGCCGTCTATTGA
- a CDS encoding iron chelate uptake ABC transporter family permease subunit: protein MGAGAVMCVILFLTLGARGSWSFVLPYRGMRLAALVIVAAAVSISTVLFQTVTNNRILTPSIMGFDSLFVLIQTCILFFFGAIALSGLDPRLLFLVQVAVMAGFSILLYRLLFSGGMRSLHLMLLVGVVFGVFFRSLSGLMQRLMDPNEFVVLQDRLFASFNTVDPQLLGIAAIALAVVSLFALRNLPVLDVLALGRDASIGLGVDHRRAVRGVLLCVALLVATSTALVGPVTFFGLLVANLAYLAMPSHRHRHVVPAAVLISIICLVGGQMIVERLFAFDTALSIVIEFAGGIMFIIMLLRGAAR, encoded by the coding sequence ATGGGGGCGGGGGCCGTCATGTGCGTCATCCTTTTCCTGACGCTCGGTGCGCGCGGAAGCTGGAGCTTCGTGCTGCCGTACCGCGGCATGCGCCTTGCCGCCCTGGTGATCGTTGCCGCGGCGGTCTCGATTTCGACGGTCCTGTTCCAGACGGTCACCAACAATCGAATCCTCACCCCCTCCATCATGGGGTTCGATTCGCTGTTCGTGCTGATCCAGACCTGCATCCTGTTCTTTTTCGGCGCCATAGCGCTGTCGGGGCTGGATCCGCGCCTGCTCTTCCTGGTGCAGGTGGCGGTGATGGCGGGCTTTTCCATCCTGCTCTACAGGCTGCTCTTCTCGGGCGGCATGCGCAGCCTGCATCTGATGCTACTGGTCGGCGTCGTCTTCGGCGTGTTTTTTCGCAGCCTGTCGGGGCTCATGCAGCGGCTGATGGACCCGAACGAGTTCGTGGTGCTGCAGGATCGCCTTTTCGCCAGTTTCAATACGGTCGACCCGCAATTGCTGGGCATCGCCGCGATCGCGCTGGCCGTCGTGTCCCTGTTCGCTCTGCGCAACCTCCCGGTCCTGGATGTTCTGGCGCTTGGCCGCGATGCCAGCATCGGCCTTGGCGTCGATCATCGCCGGGCGGTGCGCGGCGTTCTCCTGTGCGTCGCCCTGCTGGTGGCGACGTCCACGGCGCTCGTCGGCCCCGTCACCTTCTTCGGCCTGCTGGTGGCCAATCTGGCCTACCTCGCCATGCCCTCGCACCGTCATCGGCACGTCGTGCCGGCGGCCGTGCTGATATCCATCATCTGCCTCGTCGGCGGACAGATGATCGTGGAACGCCTTTTCGCCTTCGATACGGCGCTCAGCATCGTCATCGAGTTCGCCGGTGGAATCATGTTCATCATCATGCTCTTGCGGGGTGCCGCCCGATGA